A genomic segment from Chanos chanos chromosome 2, fChaCha1.1, whole genome shotgun sequence encodes:
- the LOC115806084 gene encoding carbohydrate sulfotransferase 1-like, whose protein sequence is MQCSWKAVILLALASIAIQYTAIRTFTSKPFQLCPVPSPQNCGLGAQDTDPPFERGCDEYPYFTYNVSRKTHILVLATTRSGSSFVGQLLNQHSDVFYLFEPLYHVQTALIPRLSHSRNPADRRVMLGASRDLLRSLYDCDLHFLESYIKPPPTNHTTDKLFRRGASKALCSQPVCDAFGPGESIVEEGDCVKKCATLNMTLAAESCRERRHMAIKIVRVPEIGDLRALVEDPRLNLKVIQLVRDPRGILSSRIETFRDTYRLWRIWRATGRKPYNLDLGQLTVVCEDFLSSVSTGLSHPYWLKGKYMLVRYEDLARNPLQKTKEIYDFLGLPMDKNVVDWIQANTRGSNELLTKHKYGTVRDSAANAESWRLKLSFDMVDYTQTVCQKILHTLGYKSVKSAEELKNMSLSLVEDKIFVPFL, encoded by the coding sequence ATGCAATGTTCTTGGAAGGCTGTGATCCTCCTAGCCTTGGCCTCCATCGCTATCCAGTACACGGCCATCAGGACCTTCACCTCCAAACCCTTCCAGCTCTGCCCTGTTCCAAGCCCACAGAACTGTGGCCTCGGAGCCCAGGACACAGACCCACCCTTTGAGCGTGGCTGTGATGAATATCCTTATTTTACCTATAATGTCTCACGTAAGACCCACATCTTGGTGCTAGCCACCACACGTAGTGGCTCCTCATTTGTGGGACAGCTGCTTAACCAACATTCAGATGTTTTCTATCTCTTTGAGCCCCTATATCACGTCCAGACAGCCCTGATCCCTCGGCTCTCCCATAGCCGTAATCCTGCAGACCGTAGGGTAATGCTTGGAGCTAGTCGCGACCTGCTCAGAAGCCTGTACGATTGTGATTTGCATTTCTTGGAAAGTTACATCAAACCTCCCCCGACCAATCACACTACAGATAAGCTGTTCCGACGAGGGGCCAGCAAGGCGCTATGCTCACAGCCTGTGTGCGATGCTTTTGGCCCAGGAGAGAGCATTGTGGAAGAGGGTGATTGCGTGAAGAAGTGTGCAACTCTTAACATGACTCTAGCAGCAGAGTCTTGCAGGGAGCGCCGGCACATGGCCATAAAGATTGTCCGTGTTCCTGAGATTGGTGACCTGCGGGCATTAGTTGAGGATCCACGGCTCAACCTTAAAGTGATCCAGTTGGTGAGAGACCCACGAGGGATCCTGTCCTCACGAATTGAGACATTCAGAGACACATACCGCCTGTGGAGGATCTGGAGGGCAACAGGGAGGAAGCCCTACAACCTAGACTTAGGTCAGCTGACAGTAGTATGTGAGGACTTTCTGAGCTCAGTTTCTACTGGTCTAAGCCACCCATATTGGCTAAAGGGGAAATACATGCTGGTACGATATGAGGACTTAGCACGGAACCCACTtcagaagaccaaggagatATATGACTTCCTTGGTCTACCTATGGACAAAAATGTGGTGGACTGGATACAGGCCAACACTAGGGGGAGTAACGAGCTCTTGACCAAACACAAATATGGAACAGTGAGAGATTCTGCAGCTAATGCTGAAAGCTGGAGGCTTAAACTGTCCTTTGACATGGTGGACTACACGCAAACCGTGTGTCAGAAGATCCTACACACACTGGGTTATAAGAGTGTAAAATCTGCAGAGGAACTGAAAAATATGTCACTCTCGCTTGTGGAGGACAAAATTTTTGTACCATTTTTATAA